The following are from one region of the Dreissena polymorpha isolate Duluth1 chromosome 2, UMN_Dpol_1.0, whole genome shotgun sequence genome:
- the LOC127866099 gene encoding uncharacterized protein LOC127866099, whose protein sequence is MDRLQRTHLPTADSVLERVSITLRDVQRGKQNGNLDVSAARTQIASLLTNLQRLENDHTVPDDLLKSTIQSVVLVRDSLPDLTQHAQHSSHSVDRYEDTVPNPHGRGRDLCDIDISKLQQLIDMGYTVKEIAEKGLLGGVLHPNTLYSRLRSNNMQIRSSYTDISDDDLHSIVAEYNRDHPNSGSAEVHAYLKTRGISIKRERCREMLRNVDASGTALRWSATIQRRKYSVPTANSVWHLDTHHSLIRWGIVVHGGIDGHSRLVSFLRAATCNTSKAAASFFLQSVKAYGFPSRVRVDNGTEYGDIGRLMISVNGDGRGSFLTGPSVHNQRIERLWRDVFTKVLDTFYKLFHYMEERQLLNVNDKTHRWVLQYVFVPIIDRALRQWMETHNTHKIRTENNRTPNMMWFQSLVQGDSQRYTSVRNIEQPPNEAVSDAIRDLQLSEDDTTYLVPRDPCPLSQHNFQQLQTTIAINRNSTSHGLDIFGDVMQFVLAHPTEL, encoded by the exons atggatcGGTTACAACGCACGCATTTACCTACAGCTGACAGTGTTCTTGAAAGAGTTTCAATAACACTCAGAGATGTACAGAGAGGCAAACAGAACGGCAACCTTGACGTTTCTGCAGCTCGCACCCAGATCGCCAGTCTTCTTACAAACTTGCAGAGACTTGAGAATGACCACACCGTCCCAGATGATTTACTGAAGAGCACCATCCAGTCAGTAGTGTTAGTCAGAGATAGTCTCCCTGATTTGACTCAACATGCTCAACACAGCAGTCATTCAGTTGATCGTTATG AGGACACAGTACCAAACCCTCACGGACGTGGCAGAGATCTATGTGACATTGACATCAGCAAACTACAACAGCTAATTGATATGGGATATACAGTGAAAGAGATAGCAGAGAAAGGTTTACTAGGTGGTGTCCTTCATCCCAACACACTATATAGCAGATTAAGATCCAACAACATGCAGATCAGATCATCATACACAGATATTAGTGACGACGACTTGCATTCTATTGTTGCAGAATACAACAGAGACCACCCTAATTCAG GTTCAGCTGAGGTGCATGCTTATCTTAAGACAAGAGGCATTTCCATTAAAAGAGAAAGATGCAGAGAGATGCTGAGAAATGTAGATGCTTCTGGTACAGCCTTGAGGTGGTCAGCTACTATACAAAGAAGGAAGTACAGTGTACCAACAGCAAATTCTGTGTGGCATCTAGATACACATCACTCCTTGATAAG ATGGGGAATAGTTGTCCATGGTGGAATCGATGGACATTCCAGACTGGTGTCTTTCCTTAGGGCCGCCACTTGTAACACCTCTAAGGCAGCTGCGTCGTTCTTCCTCCAGTCAGTGAAAGCGTACGGTTTTCCGAGTAGAGTCAGAGTTGACAACGGTACAGAATATGGGGACATTGGTCGGTTAATGATATCAGTAAATGGCGATGGCAGAGGGTCATTCCTGACAGGCCCATCAGTACACAATCAACGCATAGAGAGACTTTGGCGGGATGTTTTCACCAAGGTATTAGATACGTTTTACAAGCTGTTCCACTACATGGAGGAAAGACAGCTGCTCAATGTTAATGATAAAACACATAGATGGGTTTTGCAGTATGTGTTCGTGCCGATAATTGACAGAGCTCTGAGACAGTGGATGGAGACCCACAACACACACAAGATTAGAACAGAGAACAATAGAACACCAAATATGATGTGGTTCCAGTCACTAGTCCAGGGTGATAGCCAGCGTTACACAAGCGTTCGGAACATTGAGCAGCCTCCAAATGAAGCAGTTTCAGATGCCATTAGAGATTTGCAATTGAGTGAAGATGACACCACCTACCTTGTTCCACGTGATCCCTGCCCTTTGAGTCAGCACAACTTTCAACAGCTGCAAACAACAATTGCCATCAACAGAAATTCAACGAGCCATGGACTTGACATATTTGGTGATGTGATGCAGTTTGTTTTAGCACATCCAACAGAACTTTGA